A stretch of the Archangium violaceum genome encodes the following:
- a CDS encoding pre-toxin TG domain-containing protein: MRTPSVLLPVVLLVAVAACRSHTDSSPGPRLAFALESPGTGPLPSQSGEGGLGRKASAYTGAEVLEGTKEVRAQTWAAARGLKRAGAWLALGLRVENGRVRLLGLRVHEGTGSELGAVDAESFRALLEWALYRYARGQRGEVVLTLRRGEGPWREEVESTGPVLSATRPLAPYEAFLRHQGKALQATGLSEAARREGLAALKTLEREVLLQLEEALEKAPSPLARYTVLLQEERQREERWRAVQRKLAEYEAWGTRLLDTYAPPPRRLAPGYLLSESPLREHSLRALGNATLAWAYAHTEDPDFLKRTPDEVALYLLASRSALASAVHLGRLAPVHLDYNESFDPESFRSEDLVLELLVGLTPGVGEVTDARAALTGHSLTGHTLTRTERVVCALGVLLPFITGAVLMKATEDAERLALLTGRGLGEVEVLSRVASHLSPGDAKEIERLLAQASRGHTFTQEESRFLERVARGLEGPLREAAGALRAGQKVPLLGVRTLPDGTRLLPGTPAHKAQRWVDYQFRHPEKYRRFSFQPDSDWERLYATILKNRPAGNAFEDAILQAHRYERNAAMMMPPPGSRAQGFIPDSVKGNPAELVWGQPYSFVESKARRKLSLSGNLKAMLEYIDNYGGHLELWVRSARHPDGATHLSEPLLNKLNDLKEQGKAILHHYP; this comes from the coding sequence GCGGTGGCCGCGTGCAGGAGCCATACGGACAGCAGCCCTGGCCCGCGCCTGGCGTTCGCCCTGGAGTCACCGGGCACGGGTCCACTGCCCTCCCAGTCTGGAGAGGGGGGCCTGGGCAGGAAGGCCTCGGCATATACCGGGGCCGAGGTGCTGGAAGGGACGAAGGAGGTGCGTGCCCAAACGTGGGCAGCGGCACGCGGACTCAAGCGCGCGGGGGCATGGCTGGCCCTGGGGCTGCGCGTGGAGAACGGGCGTGTCCGGCTACTCGGCCTCCGCGTGCACGAGGGAACCGGCAGCGAGCTGGGAGCGGTGGACGCCGAGAGCTTCCGCGCCCTGCTGGAGTGGGCGTTGTACCGGTATGCGCGAGGCCAGCGGGGCGAGGTGGTGCTGACACTGCGACGCGGTGAAGGCCCCTGGCGCGAGGAGGTGGAGTCCACGGGCCCGGTGCTCTCGGCCACTCGGCCCCTGGCGCCCTATGAGGCCTTCCTGCGCCACCAAGGCAAGGCCTTGCAGGCCACGGGGCTTTCCGAGGCTGCGCGCCGCGAGGGCCTGGCGGCACTGAAGACGCTGGAGCGCGAGGTGCTCCTGCAACTGGAGGAGGCGCTGGAGAAAGCACCCTCTCCCCTGGCGCGCTACACGGTGCTGCTACAAGAGGAGCGACAGCGAGAGGAGCGCTGGCGCGCGGTGCAGCGCAAGCTGGCCGAGTACGAGGCGTGGGGCACAAGGCTACTGGACACCTACGCCCCGCCCCCACGCCGCCTCGCCCCGGGCTACCTCCTGAGCGAGTCGCCCCTGCGCGAGCACTCGCTGCGCGCCCTGGGTAATGCCACGCTGGCCTGGGCCTACGCCCATACGGAGGACCCGGACTTCCTCAAGCGCACGCCTGACGAGGTGGCCCTCTACCTGCTGGCGAGTCGCTCGGCCCTGGCCAGCGCGGTGCATCTGGGCCGTCTGGCTCCGGTGCACCTGGATTACAACGAGTCCTTCGACCCGGAGTCCTTCCGCTCCGAGGACCTGGTGCTGGAGCTGCTGGTGGGCCTGACGCCGGGCGTGGGCGAGGTAACGGACGCTCGGGCAGCCCTCACCGGCCACAGCCTCACCGGCCATACCCTCACGCGCACCGAGCGCGTGGTGTGTGCATTGGGCGTGCTGCTGCCCTTCATAACTGGGGCCGTGCTGATGAAGGCCACGGAGGACGCCGAGCGGCTGGCGTTGCTCACCGGCCGGGGCCTGGGCGAGGTGGAGGTGCTCTCGCGTGTGGCCTCGCACCTGTCTCCGGGGGACGCCAAGGAGATTGAGCGCCTGCTGGCACAGGCCTCGCGGGGCCACACCTTCACCCAGGAGGAATCGCGCTTCCTCGAGCGGGTGGCTCGCGGCCTGGAGGGGCCGTTACGCGAGGCGGCCGGGGCCCTGCGAGCGGGCCAGAAGGTGCCGCTGCTGGGCGTGCGCACGTTGCCGGACGGCACCCGGCTGCTGCCCGGCACCCCAGCCCACAAGGCTCAGCGCTGGGTGGACTACCAGTTCCGCCACCCGGAGAAGTACCGCCGCTTCTCCTTCCAGCCGGACTCGGACTGGGAGCGCCTCTACGCGACCATTCTGAAGAACAGGCCCGCGGGCAACGCCTTCGAGGACGCCATCCTCCAGGCCCACCGGTACGAGCGCAACGCCGCCATGATGATGCCGCCACCGGGCAGCCGCGCCCAGGGCTTCATCCCCGACTCGGTGAAGGGCAACCCCGCGGAGCTGGTCTGGGGACAGCCCTACTCCTTCGTCGAGTCCAAGGCTCGCAGGAAACTCTCCCTCTCCGGCAACCTCAAGGCGATGCTCGAATACATAGACAACTATGGTGGTCACCTCGAGCTGTGGGTCCGCTCCGCCAGACATCCCGATGGAGCCACGCACCTGTCAGAGCCGCTCCTAAACAAATTGAACGACCTGAAAGAACAAGGTAAGGCAATCCTTCACCACTACCCGTGA